A region of Deinococcus rubellus DNA encodes the following proteins:
- a CDS encoding carbohydrate ABC transporter permease, whose amino-acid sequence MIRSQRPTPGNPPIPGKPKYSLRDSLLSYGFLAPALILLAVFTFYPLAYGSYLGFTEYGGARFGQGLPPKWIGLDNFRTLMADPLFLKSMVNSVKYLVIVPILQLASLAVAVLVNKNLPGMAFFRAAYYVPVVTSISLAAVMWDWVYNKDGTLNWALGSLHLISKDHMFGWLNNEYSAFWAVMLVTFWRGFGYYMVLYLAGLQGIPQELEEAAVLDGASSWKRFWSITVPMMKPTILLCSLLSTIAALRVLEEVLVLTNGGPLNSTYTALMYVYSKAFQGFDFNYGLASAAGLVVAVVALLLSAVNFRLFRDSSGEGA is encoded by the coding sequence ATGATCCGCTCCCAGCGCCCCACGCCTGGCAACCCCCCCATCCCTGGTAAGCCGAAGTATTCTCTGCGCGACAGTCTGCTGTCCTACGGCTTTCTGGCCCCGGCCCTGATTCTGCTGGCGGTGTTCACTTTCTACCCGCTGGCCTACGGCTCGTATCTGGGCTTCACCGAGTACGGCGGGGCGCGCTTCGGTCAGGGCCTGCCGCCCAAGTGGATCGGGCTGGACAACTTCCGCACCCTGATGGCCGACCCGCTGTTTCTCAAATCGATGGTCAACAGCGTCAAGTACCTGGTGATCGTGCCAATACTGCAGCTCGCCTCGCTGGCGGTGGCCGTGCTGGTCAACAAAAACCTGCCGGGCATGGCCTTTTTCCGGGCGGCCTACTACGTGCCGGTGGTCACCAGCATCTCGCTGGCCGCCGTGATGTGGGACTGGGTCTACAACAAGGACGGCACCCTCAACTGGGCGCTGGGATCGCTGCACCTGATCTCCAAAGACCACATGTTCGGCTGGCTCAACAACGAGTACAGCGCCTTCTGGGCCGTGATGCTGGTGACGTTCTGGCGCGGCTTCGGCTACTACATGGTGCTGTATCTGGCCGGACTCCAGGGCATCCCCCAGGAACTCGAGGAGGCCGCCGTGCTCGACGGGGCCAGCAGCTGGAAGCGCTTCTGGAGCATCACGGTGCCGATGATGAAGCCCACCATCCTGCTGTGTAGCCTGCTCTCCACGATTGCGGCGCTGCGGGTGCTGGAAGAGGTGCTGGTGCTGACCAACGGTGGGCCGCTCAACAGCACCTACACCGCGCTGATGTACGTCTATTCCAAGGCGTTCCAGGGCTTCGACTTCAACTACGGGCTGGCGAGCGCCGCCGGGCTGGTGGTGGCGGTGGTGGCACTGCTGCTCTCCGCCGTCAACTTCCGGCTGTTTCGTGACAGTTCCGGGGAAGGCGCGTGA
- a CDS encoding ABC transporter substrate-binding protein, with protein MSKKTAARLLTLGLSLALGTAAAQSPVEVQFWTWYLSPKFDNYIKSTISDFEKANPGITVKWFDKQDSMVQDFIASVNLGSAPDVVNLNIDETAKAAQNGFLKNVDSLTPMASLKSTFYPQTLANFTIGGKVYAYPWYGSLNEGVLLYNPDLLKKAGVKAPRNMTELLGMVKTIKDKTGAYAWVPALKDPSGASFLGYFFSDGLPIYDASGKAAFDRPAHVALLQKYIDLFKAGYFPEDALRKEAFQLATELYPQNKVAMIVGGPQALNRIKDTNPALYAKTVVTTAPLGSAKVQTGTSMGMVIPTASKHPAEAAKLAAFFTNNTNQMAFAKIVPIVPTTAAAQSDPYFKKVSTDPIAKATSLVGASGRYINPGFKAPGNSDDLYKNFSDNIEAALLGKKTAQAALSDSVTYWNANMKK; from the coding sequence ATGTCCAAGAAGACCGCTGCCCGATTGCTGACCCTCGGCCTCTCGCTCGCTCTCGGCACCGCCGCCGCCCAGAGTCCGGTGGAGGTGCAGTTCTGGACCTGGTATCTCAGCCCCAAGTTCGACAACTACATCAAGTCCACCATCAGCGACTTCGAGAAGGCCAACCCCGGCATCACCGTCAAGTGGTTCGATAAGCAGGACAGCATGGTGCAGGACTTCATTGCCAGCGTGAACCTGGGCAGCGCCCCGGACGTGGTGAACCTCAACATCGACGAGACCGCCAAGGCCGCCCAGAACGGCTTTCTGAAGAACGTGGACAGCCTGACGCCGATGGCCAGCCTCAAGTCGACCTTCTATCCGCAGACGCTCGCCAACTTCACCATCGGCGGCAAGGTCTACGCCTATCCCTGGTACGGCTCCCTTAATGAGGGCGTGCTGCTCTACAACCCTGATCTGCTGAAGAAAGCCGGGGTCAAAGCGCCGCGCAACATGACCGAGCTTCTGGGCATGGTCAAGACCATCAAAGACAAGACCGGGGCCTACGCCTGGGTTCCGGCGCTCAAGGACCCCAGCGGCGCGTCGTTTCTGGGCTACTTCTTCTCGGACGGCCTGCCGATCTACGACGCCAGCGGCAAGGCGGCCTTCGACCGCCCGGCGCACGTGGCGCTGCTGCAAAAGTACATCGATCTGTTCAAGGCCGGGTACTTCCCGGAAGACGCCCTGCGTAAGGAAGCCTTCCAGCTCGCCACCGAACTCTACCCGCAGAACAAGGTCGCCATGATCGTGGGCGGGCCGCAAGCGCTCAACCGCATCAAGGACACCAACCCCGCGCTGTACGCCAAGACGGTGGTCACGACTGCGCCGCTGGGCAGCGCCAAGGTCCAGACCGGCACCAGCATGGGCATGGTGATTCCGACTGCCAGCAAGCACCCGGCAGAAGCCGCCAAGCTGGCCGCCTTCTTTACCAACAACACCAACCAGATGGCCTTCGCCAAGATCGTGCCGATTGTGCCGACCACCGCCGCTGCCCAGAGCGATCCCTACTTCAAGAAGGTCAGCACCGATCCGATTGCCAAGGCCACCAGCCTGGTCGGCGCGTCGGGCCGCTACATCAACCCCGGCTTCAAGGCCCCCGGCAACAGCGACGACCTCTACAAGAACTTCAGCGACAACATCGAGGCCGCCCTGCTCGGCAAGAAAACCGCCCAGGCCGCGCTGAGCGACTCGGTGACCTACTGGAACGCCAACATGAAGAAGTGA